A part of Liolophura sinensis isolate JHLJ2023 chromosome 1, CUHK_Ljap_v2, whole genome shotgun sequence genomic DNA contains:
- the LOC135471141 gene encoding protein tweety homolog 2-like, whose translation MSIFTTQYVVPKLAEWFHSFPHINLTFQLANSTFEPKDASYQESLGFLVALPVLWLVLTFLIFTIYFCVRCCRKEEPRKKAKKVTCLQITMFVFVVLTCGCVAVCFYGNDDSDKGIMQFTHSVENVNKTVNEAVDRIGMLQKIVHDINSTGLPELIESIKRHVSNETVKTKVEFMLQDLRKMADVVEDDMHDVKNKTLMFRLDNISSVSNAVEYIRWVSTICIWCWNVLACLLFLLGAVKKSKGLLIASVVLGLVDLIFVWTAGGLYLGASVGAGDLCVNPDPFIEQQADPSVRGIVHQYLTFSSEDPFSEQTEAATTAVTTANGTVTRVLQLVAPYNISKKINRPVKFVRTNLKFALTVRISIDNYVDALHGFCHRALFGFALMLVGTGAVGLMVTVLVCLASKAWPHCSKKRGYYPVDDTDPFLPRPPPYNGYGTMPGGSMSSIPGNVSRADVTVYPNSSAFDSDIEVLPLRGPPSDSPPPCYTYMEQYSNLGRPIGQPGHASQSHTG comes from the exons ATGTCTATATTTACCACGCAGTACGTCGTGCCTAAACTGGCCGAGTGGTTTCACAGTTTTCCCCACATCAATTTGACATTTCAGTTGGCCAATTCCACATTTGAACCAAAGGACGCCAGTTATCAAGAG TCATTAGGATTCTTGGTGGCTCTTCCTGTGTTGTGGCTGGTCCTGACTTTCCTGATTTtcaccatatatttctgtgtgCGATGTTGTCGGAAAGAGGAACCTcgaaaaaaagccaaaaaagtGACATGTCTGCAGATAAccatgtttgtgtttgttgtgctGACTTG TGGTTGTGTTGCAGTGTGTTTCTATGGAAATGACGATTCAGACAAGGGAATAATGCAGTTTACACACTCTGTTGAAAATGTCAATAAAACAGTGAATGAAGCAGTGGATAGG atCGGGATGTTACAGAAGATCGTACATGACATCAACTCAACAGGCTTGCCTGAACTGATAGAGTCCATCAAGAGGCATGTCAGTAATGAAACGGTGAAGACTAAGGTGGAGTTCATGCTACAGGACTTGAGGAAAATGGCTGATGTCGTGGAGGATGACATGCATGATGTGAAGAACAAGACTTTGATGTTCAGACTGGACAACATCTCTTCTGTCTCTAACGCAGTCGAGTACATCAG ATGGGTGTCTACAATTTGCATATGGTGCTGGAACGTCCTAGCATGTCTCCTTTTCCTGCTGGGAGCTGTGAAAAAGTCCAAAGGATTACTCATTGC CTCTGTTGTGCTGGGACTGGTTGACCTCATATTTGTGTGGACAGCTGGAGGACTTTATTTGGGAGCATCTGTT GGTGCTGGAGATCTCTGTGTCAATCCGGACCCATTCATTGAACAGCAAGCTGACCCTTCTGTAAGAG GTATCGTTCATCAATATCTTACCTTTTCTAGTGAAGACCCCTTCTCCG AGCAAACAGAGGCAGCTACCACAGCAGTTACTACAGCCAACGGTACAGTAACGAGGGTGTTACAGCTTGTTGCTCCCTACAATATATCAAAGAAG ATTAATAGACCTGTAAAGTTTGTGAGAACTAATCTGAAATTTGCACTGA CTGTAAGAATATCCATTGACAACTATGTAGATGCCCTGCATGGATTTTGTCATCGTGCACT gtTTGGGTTTGCTCTCATGTTGGTGGGTACTGGAGCTGTGGGTCTTATGGTGACTGTGCTTGTATGTCTGGCATCTAAGGCATGGCCACACTGCAGCAAGAA ACGAGGGTATTATCCAGTAGATGACACAGACCCATTCCTGCCACGCCCACCTCCGTACAACGGCTACGGCACCATGCCCGGAGGAAGTATGAGCAGCATACCTGGCAATGTCTCCAGGGCTGACGTCAC TGTCTATCCTAACAGTTCAGCCTTTGACTCCGATATAGAAGTCCTGCCTCTCCGCGGGCCCCCTTCCGATTCACCACCTCCCTGC
- the LOC135462194 gene encoding dual specificity mitogen-activated protein kinase kinase 6-like isoform X2: MQSVVQQGGYHQVLPSHPCVMDSASLGRVGGKGTPRKRPTPFNLRDVPPASPVPPRPGMDSRATIVVDGQTFDCEANDLKTLCVLGRGAYGVVEKVQHRPSNTILAVKRITATVNSEEQKRLLMDLDVSMRTGQCPYMVRFYGALFREGDVWICMEVMDTSLDKFYKKIYEGGDGSSIPEKILGKIAFSVVKALHYLQSELKVIHRDVKPSNILINKRGEVKICDFGISGYLVDSVAKTIDAGCKPYMAPERINPASGQRGYDIRSDVWSLGITMVEMATGKFPYSSWKTPFEQLKQVVNEAPPRLPPDTFSTEFEDFIVQTLTKEVEKRANYIQLLEHPFIVKYEHEEVDMAGYVTSVLERYGDLNDNS, translated from the exons ATGCAAAGTGTTGTGCAGCAGGGTGGATACCATCAAGTATTACCCTCACACCCGTGTGTTATGGACTCAGCATCCCTTGGCAGGGTGGGAGGAAAAG GTACTCCCAGGAAGCGGCCTACACCATTCAATCTGAGAGATGTCCCACCAGCCAGTCCTGT ACCTCCACGCCCCGGCATGGACTCAAGAGCCACCATAGTTGTGGATGGTCAGACATTTGACTGTGAGGCAAATGACTTAAAGACATTATGTGTGTTAGGGAGGGGAGCCTATGGAGTGGTGGAGAAAGTGCAGCACAGACCCAGTAACACAATTCTAGCTGTTAAG AGAATCACAGCCACAGTGAACAGTGAGGAACAGAAGAGGTTACTGATGGACCTTGATGTGTCCATGAGAACGGGGCAATGTCCATACATGGTGCGCTTTTACGGCGCCTTGTTCAGAGAG GGAGATGTGTGGATCTGCATGGAAGTTATGGACACATCACTAGACAAGTTCTACAAAAAAATCTACGAAGGAGGAGATGGGTCATCCATTCCAGAGAAAATCTTGGGGAAAATCGCCTTTTCT GTTGTGAAAGCCTTACATTATCTACAGTCTGAACTCAAAGTTATACACAGGGATGTGAAGCCATCTAATATATTAATCAATAAGAGGGGAGAAGTGAAGATCTGCGATTTTGGGATCAGTGGATATTTAGTGGACTCTGTTGCCAAGACAATAGATGCTGGCTGTAAACCGTACATGGCA CCAGAGAGAATCAATCCAGCAAGTGGACAGAGAGGTTATGATATCCGCTCAGATGTGTGGAGTTTAGGCATAACTATG GTTGAAATGGCCACAGGGAAATTCCCATATAGCTCATGGAAGACTCCTTTTGAACAGTTAAAACAAGTGGTAAATGAGGCCCCACCCCGATTGCCACCAGACACATTCTCTACAGAGTTTGAGGATTTCATTGTACAAAC gTTGACGAAAGAAGTGGAGAAGAGAGCCAACTACATTCAGTTGCTAGAACATCCCTTTATTGTAAAATATGAACATGAAGAAGTTGACATGGCTGGTTATGTAACAAGTGTTTTAGAGCGCTATGGTGATTTAAATGACAACTCCTAA
- the LOC135462194 gene encoding dual specificity mitogen-activated protein kinase kinase 6-like isoform X3, with translation MAGSSAGTPRKRPTPFNLRDVPPASPVPPRPGMDSRATIVVDGQTFDCEANDLKTLCVLGRGAYGVVEKVQHRPSNTILAVKRITATVNSEEQKRLLMDLDVSMRTGQCPYMVRFYGALFREGDVWICMEVMDTSLDKFYKKIYEGGDGSSIPEKILGKIAFSVVKALHYLQSELKVIHRDVKPSNILINKRGEVKICDFGISGYLVDSVAKTIDAGCKPYMAPERINPASGQRGYDIRSDVWSLGITMVEMATGKFPYSSWKTPFEQLKQVVNEAPPRLPPDTFSTEFEDFIVQTLTKEVEKRANYIQLLEHPFIVKYEHEEVDMAGYVTSVLERYGDLNDNS, from the exons ATGGCAGGAAGCTCAG CAGGTACTCCCAGGAAGCGGCCTACACCATTCAATCTGAGAGATGTCCCACCAGCCAGTCCTGT ACCTCCACGCCCCGGCATGGACTCAAGAGCCACCATAGTTGTGGATGGTCAGACATTTGACTGTGAGGCAAATGACTTAAAGACATTATGTGTGTTAGGGAGGGGAGCCTATGGAGTGGTGGAGAAAGTGCAGCACAGACCCAGTAACACAATTCTAGCTGTTAAG AGAATCACAGCCACAGTGAACAGTGAGGAACAGAAGAGGTTACTGATGGACCTTGATGTGTCCATGAGAACGGGGCAATGTCCATACATGGTGCGCTTTTACGGCGCCTTGTTCAGAGAG GGAGATGTGTGGATCTGCATGGAAGTTATGGACACATCACTAGACAAGTTCTACAAAAAAATCTACGAAGGAGGAGATGGGTCATCCATTCCAGAGAAAATCTTGGGGAAAATCGCCTTTTCT GTTGTGAAAGCCTTACATTATCTACAGTCTGAACTCAAAGTTATACACAGGGATGTGAAGCCATCTAATATATTAATCAATAAGAGGGGAGAAGTGAAGATCTGCGATTTTGGGATCAGTGGATATTTAGTGGACTCTGTTGCCAAGACAATAGATGCTGGCTGTAAACCGTACATGGCA CCAGAGAGAATCAATCCAGCAAGTGGACAGAGAGGTTATGATATCCGCTCAGATGTGTGGAGTTTAGGCATAACTATG GTTGAAATGGCCACAGGGAAATTCCCATATAGCTCATGGAAGACTCCTTTTGAACAGTTAAAACAAGTGGTAAATGAGGCCCCACCCCGATTGCCACCAGACACATTCTCTACAGAGTTTGAGGATTTCATTGTACAAAC gTTGACGAAAGAAGTGGAGAAGAGAGCCAACTACATTCAGTTGCTAGAACATCCCTTTATTGTAAAATATGAACATGAAGAAGTTGACATGGCTGGTTATGTAACAAGTGTTTTAGAGCGCTATGGTGATTTAAATGACAACTCCTAA
- the LOC135462194 gene encoding dual specificity mitogen-activated protein kinase kinase 6-like isoform X4: MAGSSGTPRKRPTPFNLRDVPPASPVPPRPGMDSRATIVVDGQTFDCEANDLKTLCVLGRGAYGVVEKVQHRPSNTILAVKRITATVNSEEQKRLLMDLDVSMRTGQCPYMVRFYGALFREGDVWICMEVMDTSLDKFYKKIYEGGDGSSIPEKILGKIAFSVVKALHYLQSELKVIHRDVKPSNILINKRGEVKICDFGISGYLVDSVAKTIDAGCKPYMAPERINPASGQRGYDIRSDVWSLGITMVEMATGKFPYSSWKTPFEQLKQVVNEAPPRLPPDTFSTEFEDFIVQTLTKEVEKRANYIQLLEHPFIVKYEHEEVDMAGYVTSVLERYGDLNDNS; the protein is encoded by the exons ATGGCAGGAAGCTCAG GTACTCCCAGGAAGCGGCCTACACCATTCAATCTGAGAGATGTCCCACCAGCCAGTCCTGT ACCTCCACGCCCCGGCATGGACTCAAGAGCCACCATAGTTGTGGATGGTCAGACATTTGACTGTGAGGCAAATGACTTAAAGACATTATGTGTGTTAGGGAGGGGAGCCTATGGAGTGGTGGAGAAAGTGCAGCACAGACCCAGTAACACAATTCTAGCTGTTAAG AGAATCACAGCCACAGTGAACAGTGAGGAACAGAAGAGGTTACTGATGGACCTTGATGTGTCCATGAGAACGGGGCAATGTCCATACATGGTGCGCTTTTACGGCGCCTTGTTCAGAGAG GGAGATGTGTGGATCTGCATGGAAGTTATGGACACATCACTAGACAAGTTCTACAAAAAAATCTACGAAGGAGGAGATGGGTCATCCATTCCAGAGAAAATCTTGGGGAAAATCGCCTTTTCT GTTGTGAAAGCCTTACATTATCTACAGTCTGAACTCAAAGTTATACACAGGGATGTGAAGCCATCTAATATATTAATCAATAAGAGGGGAGAAGTGAAGATCTGCGATTTTGGGATCAGTGGATATTTAGTGGACTCTGTTGCCAAGACAATAGATGCTGGCTGTAAACCGTACATGGCA CCAGAGAGAATCAATCCAGCAAGTGGACAGAGAGGTTATGATATCCGCTCAGATGTGTGGAGTTTAGGCATAACTATG GTTGAAATGGCCACAGGGAAATTCCCATATAGCTCATGGAAGACTCCTTTTGAACAGTTAAAACAAGTGGTAAATGAGGCCCCACCCCGATTGCCACCAGACACATTCTCTACAGAGTTTGAGGATTTCATTGTACAAAC gTTGACGAAAGAAGTGGAGAAGAGAGCCAACTACATTCAGTTGCTAGAACATCCCTTTATTGTAAAATATGAACATGAAGAAGTTGACATGGCTGGTTATGTAACAAGTGTTTTAGAGCGCTATGGTGATTTAAATGACAACTCCTAA
- the LOC135462194 gene encoding dual specificity mitogen-activated protein kinase kinase 6-like isoform X1 — protein sequence MQSVVQQGGYHQVLPSHPCVMDSASLGRVGGKAGTPRKRPTPFNLRDVPPASPVPPRPGMDSRATIVVDGQTFDCEANDLKTLCVLGRGAYGVVEKVQHRPSNTILAVKRITATVNSEEQKRLLMDLDVSMRTGQCPYMVRFYGALFREGDVWICMEVMDTSLDKFYKKIYEGGDGSSIPEKILGKIAFSVVKALHYLQSELKVIHRDVKPSNILINKRGEVKICDFGISGYLVDSVAKTIDAGCKPYMAPERINPASGQRGYDIRSDVWSLGITMVEMATGKFPYSSWKTPFEQLKQVVNEAPPRLPPDTFSTEFEDFIVQTLTKEVEKRANYIQLLEHPFIVKYEHEEVDMAGYVTSVLERYGDLNDNS from the exons ATGCAAAGTGTTGTGCAGCAGGGTGGATACCATCAAGTATTACCCTCACACCCGTGTGTTATGGACTCAGCATCCCTTGGCAGGGTGGGAGGAAAAG CAGGTACTCCCAGGAAGCGGCCTACACCATTCAATCTGAGAGATGTCCCACCAGCCAGTCCTGT ACCTCCACGCCCCGGCATGGACTCAAGAGCCACCATAGTTGTGGATGGTCAGACATTTGACTGTGAGGCAAATGACTTAAAGACATTATGTGTGTTAGGGAGGGGAGCCTATGGAGTGGTGGAGAAAGTGCAGCACAGACCCAGTAACACAATTCTAGCTGTTAAG AGAATCACAGCCACAGTGAACAGTGAGGAACAGAAGAGGTTACTGATGGACCTTGATGTGTCCATGAGAACGGGGCAATGTCCATACATGGTGCGCTTTTACGGCGCCTTGTTCAGAGAG GGAGATGTGTGGATCTGCATGGAAGTTATGGACACATCACTAGACAAGTTCTACAAAAAAATCTACGAAGGAGGAGATGGGTCATCCATTCCAGAGAAAATCTTGGGGAAAATCGCCTTTTCT GTTGTGAAAGCCTTACATTATCTACAGTCTGAACTCAAAGTTATACACAGGGATGTGAAGCCATCTAATATATTAATCAATAAGAGGGGAGAAGTGAAGATCTGCGATTTTGGGATCAGTGGATATTTAGTGGACTCTGTTGCCAAGACAATAGATGCTGGCTGTAAACCGTACATGGCA CCAGAGAGAATCAATCCAGCAAGTGGACAGAGAGGTTATGATATCCGCTCAGATGTGTGGAGTTTAGGCATAACTATG GTTGAAATGGCCACAGGGAAATTCCCATATAGCTCATGGAAGACTCCTTTTGAACAGTTAAAACAAGTGGTAAATGAGGCCCCACCCCGATTGCCACCAGACACATTCTCTACAGAGTTTGAGGATTTCATTGTACAAAC gTTGACGAAAGAAGTGGAGAAGAGAGCCAACTACATTCAGTTGCTAGAACATCCCTTTATTGTAAAATATGAACATGAAGAAGTTGACATGGCTGGTTATGTAACAAGTGTTTTAGAGCGCTATGGTGATTTAAATGACAACTCCTAA